The following proteins come from a genomic window of Ursus arctos isolate Adak ecotype North America unplaced genomic scaffold, UrsArc2.0 scaffold_12, whole genome shotgun sequence:
- the CELF3 gene encoding CUGBP Elav-like family member 3 isoform X4 encodes MNRPIQVKPADSESRGEDRKLFVGMLGKQQTDEDVRKMFEPFGTIDECTVLRGPDGTSKGCAFVKFQTHAEAQAAINTLHSSRTLPGASSSLVVKFADTEKERGLRRMQQVATQLGMFSPIALQFGAYSAYTQALMQQQAALVAAHSAYLSPMATMAAVQMQHMAAINANGLIATPITPSSGTSTPPAIAATPVSAIPAALGVNGYSPVPTQPTGQPAPDALYPNGVHPYPAQSPAAPVDPLQQAYAGMQHYTAAYPAAYSLVAPAFPQPPALVAQQPPPPPQQQQPQQPQQQPQQQQREGPDGCNIFIYHLPQEFTDSEILQMFVPFGHVISAKVFVDRATNQSKCFGFVSFDNPASAQAAIQAMNGFQIGMKRLKVQLKRPKDANRPY; translated from the exons ATGAACAGGCCAATCCAGGTCAAGCCGGCCGACAGCGAGAGCCGAGGAG AAGACCGGAAGCTCTTTGTGGGGATGCTAGGGAAGCAGCAGACAGATGAGGACGTCAGGAAGATGTTCGAGCCTTTTGGGACCATAGACGAGTGCACTGTGCTCCGGGGGCCGGATGGCACCAGCAAAG GCTGCGCCTTTGTGAAGTTCCAGACCCACGCCGAGGCCCAGGCGGCCATCAACACCCTTCACAGCAGCCGGACCCTGCCG GGTGCCTCATCCAGCCTGGTGGTGAAGTTTGCTGACACGGAGAAGGAGCGAGGTCTCCGCCGAATGCAGCAGGTGGCTACCCAGCTGGGCATGTTCAGCCCCATCGCCCTGCAGTTTGGAGCCTACAGCGCCTACACCCAGGCC ctgatGCAGCAGCAGGCAGCCCTGGTAGCGGCTCACAGCGCCTACCTCAGCCCCATGGCCACCATGGCTGCCGTGCAGATGCAGCACATGGCCGCCATCAATGCCAATGGCCTCATCGCCACTCCCATCACCCCATCCTCAG GAACCAGCACCCCTCCTGCCATCGCTGCCACGCCCGTCTCTGCAATCCCTGCTGCCCTGGGCGTCAACGGCTACAGCCCAGTGCCCACGCAGCCCACCGGGCAGCCTGCCCCTGACGCTCTGTATCCCAACGGGGTTCACCCCTACCCAG cccagagccccgCGGCCCCCGTGGACCCCCTGCAGCAGGCCTACGCGGGGATGCAGCACTacacag CAGCCTACCCAGCAGCCTACAGCCTGGTCGCGCCCGCGTTCCCGCAGCCTCCCGCCCTGGTCgcccagcagcccccacctccgccccagcagcagcagccgcagcagccgcagcagcaaccgcagcagcagcagcgggaaG GCCCTGACGGCTGCAACATCTTCATCTACCACCTGCCCCAGGAGTTCACGGACTCGGAGATCCTCCAGATGTTTGTCCCCTTTGGCCACGTTATCTCAGCCAAAGTCTTTGTTGACCGGGCCACCAATCAGAGCAAGTGTTTTG GCTTTGTGAGTTTCGACAATCCGGCCAGTGCCCAGGCTGCGATCCAGGCCATGAACGGTTTCCAGATCGGCATGAAGCGCCTCAAAGTCCAGCTAAAGCGGCCTAAGGATGCCAACCGGCCCTACTGA